The genomic DNA GCATGCGGCGGCGCGCGGCGGGGTCGGTTTCATCCAGCGCCTGCGCGGCGACGTAGGCCATCGACAGCGCCAGTTCCTTCTGCACCAGCATGTCGGCCATGCGGTGCTGCAGCGCCTGGAAGCTGGCCAGCGGCTTGCCGAACTGCTGGCGCGTGCCCAGGTACTCGCCGGTGATCTGGATCAGTTTTTCCATCGCGCCCGCGCCCTCGGCGCACAGCGCGGCGATGCCGTGCTCCAGGCCGACGCCGAGCGCCGCCAGGCCGTCGGCGGGCTGGCCCACCAGCGCGCTGGCCGGCACGGTGACGTTCTGCAGCGACAGGTCGGCGGCGCGCAGGCCGTCGATGGTGGGGTAGGCGGTCACACCCAGGCCCTTGCTGTCGCGCGGCACCAGGTACAGCGCGATCTCGTTGCTGCCCGATACCCGCGCCGTCAGCAGGTAGGCGTCGGCGGCGGCGCCGTGCCAGACCACGCTCTTGGTGCCGCTGATCACATAGCCGTCGCCGCTGCGCTCGGCGCTGGCGCGGGCCGATTCCGGGCGGTAGCGCGTGGTCGGCTCCAGGTAGGCCAGCGTGACGATGCGCTCGCCCGAGGCGATCGCGGGCAGCCATTCCTGCTTCTGCGCGTCGCTGCCGTGGGCCGACAGGATGGCGGCGGCCATCACGCCGCTGGGCGTGACCGGCTCCAGCACCAGGCCGCGGCCCAGCTCGCGCTGCACCACCAGCTGGCTGGCCGGGCCTTCGCCGAAGCCGCCGAAGTCGGCCGGCACGGTCAGGCCCAGCACGCCCATTTCGGCCAGCTTGTTCCACACGTCGCGGTCCAGGCTCTCGCCCTGGCGCGCGCTCTTGCGGCGGGCCTCGAAGGTGTATTCGGTATCGATGAAGCGACGCAGGCTGTCCGCCAGCATCTGTTGCTCTTCGCTGTAGGTGAAGTCCATGTCAGCTATCCCTTCAGAAACCCAGGATCATCTTGGAGATGATGTTCTTCTGCACTTCGGTCGCGCCGCCGTAGATCGAGGTCTTGCGCATGTCGTAGTACGTGGAGGCGGCGGGGGCGGCCCACTCGGGGCCGGACACCGGCTGCGTCGCGCCGGGCTCGAGCCAGTCGGGCGAATACGGCCAGGCGTTGGGGCCAGCGACTTCCATCATCAGCATGGCCAGGTCCTGCTGCACCTCGGAGCCGCGGATCTTGACGATCGACGCTTCCGGCCCAGGCGTGCCGGCGGCCTGCGTGGCAACGCGCAGCAGCAGCATTTCCAGCGCCATGATGTCCATCTCGACGTGCGCGATCTTGTCGCGCATGCGCACGTCTTCGATCAGCGGGCGGCCGGCGCCGTCGGTGGTCTGGCTGGCGTAGTGCTTGAGCTGGCGCAGCTCGCGGTGGCAGTGGCCGATGCCGGCAATGCCGGTGCGCTCGTGGCCGAGCAGGTACTTGGCATAGGTCCAGGCGCGGTTCTCTTCGCCGACGAGGTTCTCGACCGGCACTTCGACGTCCTCGAACCAGGTCTCGTTGACGTCATGGCCGCCGTCGAGCGTGGTGATCGGGCGCACCGTCACGCCCGGCGACTTCATGTCGATCAGCAGCATCGAGATGCCTTCCTGCGCCTTGGCCTCGGGATCCGTGCGCACCAGGCAGAAGATCCAGTCGGCAAAGTGGGCCATCGTGGTCCAGGTCTTCTGGCCGTTGACGATGTACTTGTCGCCCTTGCGTACCGCGCGCGTCTTCAGCGAGGCCAGGTCGGAACCCGAGCCCGGCTCGGAGTAGCCCTGGCACCAGAAGTCTTCCACGCCCGGGATGCGCGGCAGGAAGCGCTGCTGCATCGCGGGGCTGGCGTACTTCATCAGCACCGGGCCGATCATGGTCAGGCCGAACGGCAGCAGGCGCGGCGCGCCGGCACGGAAGGTCTCGATCTCGAAGATCAGGCGCTGCAGCGCGGTCCAGCCGGTGCCGCCCCACTGCTTCGGCCAGGTCGGTGCGCCCCAGCCCTGCGCCTGCAGGATGCGGTGCCAGCGGACGTAGTCGTCCTTCTCCACGCGCTGGTGGTTGAGCACCTTGTTGCGGATGTCTTCCGGCAGTTTGGCCTGCACGAAAGCGCGGACCTCCTCGCGGAAGGCCTGTTCCTCGGCGGTGAAACGCAAATCCATCTGAATGTCCCCTGTGGTACGCGGGCCGCGCGACGCTGCTGCGCTGAATGCTGGTGCCGCGTGGTTGTGCAGCGCGCCATCGCGCCAGCCCTTGCTGTGCCGGCCGATTGTATTGGCCGCCCGTGATTCGTTGCTTTATCAATACTGAAGGTGTCCTTCGCTCGGGTGGAACCAACGGCGCCCGGCAGCGCCTGCCATGGCGCGATGGGGCCGCCCCCGGCGTGGACGAACACGACCTTAGTGAATTCCAAATGGCTGTGGCGCAGGGCTTGCCGCAAACTGATGCAGCCAGTTTCATGTGGCCGGGTGCATTCCGCCGCATATCCGACTCAGCTCGCATTCGAGAGATCCACCAGCACCATGTCTTCCTTCCGCCCCGCATTCATCCACGAGATCCCCGCCCACTGGGCCGCGCAGACGCCGCAGGCCCCTTGCCTGTACGAGAACGGCGCCGTCATCAGCTACGGCGAGCTGTGGCGGCGCATCGAAGCGGCCCGCGACTGGCTGGCGCAGCAGGGCGTGGGCGAGGGCGACCGCGTCATGGTGGTCGGCGAGAACTGCAACGAGATGGTGGTGACGCTGTTCGCCTGCAGCCTGCTGCATGCCTGGCCGATCAATGTCAACGCGCGCCTGTCCGCGCGCGAGATCGACAATATCCGCGACCACGCGCAGCCGGCGCTGGTGCTGTTCACCGGCCATGTTTCCGACGTGGCCGCGGCGCACGGCGAGCGGCTGGGCGCGCAGGCCACCGGCTGCGCGGTCTATGACGATGGCATGCGGGTCGCGCGCGCGGCCAGCGCACCGAAGCGCGAACCTGCCGAACTGGCCCGCCGCGTCGCCACGCTGATCTATACCTCCGGCACCACTGGCGCGCCCAAGGGCGTGATGGTGCCGCACGCCGGGCTGACCCAGTTCGCGCGCATCTCCGCCACTTCGCGCGACCTGGGTCCGGCCGACGTGGCCTACGGCGCGCTGCCGATGTCGCATATCTTCGGCATTGCCACGGTGCTGATGGCCACGCTGTACGGCGGCGCCAGCCTGTTCCTGCGCCCGCGCTTCGACGCCAATGAAGTGTTCGAGGCCCTGGCTGCGCCCGGCGTCACCATCCTGCAGGGCGTGCCGACCATGTTCACGCGCATCATGGCGGTGGCGCCCGCGCTGGGCGCGAAGCCCGGCGCCTATCCGCGCCTGCGCTACCTCTATACCGGCGGCGCGCCGCTCGATCCCACGCTCAAGCGCGACGTCGAGACGCTGTTCGGCCAGCCGCTGCACCACGGCTACGGCATCACCGAATATGCCGGCTCGCTCTTCATCACGCGCATGGACGCGCCGCGCGGCGATTGCTCGGCGGGCTATATCGTCGAAGGCGTGGAGATCGTCATCACCGATGCCGAAGGCAAGCCGCTGCCCGCCGGCGAACGCGGCCAGATCCGCGTGCGCGGCCCGGGCGTAATGGTCGGTTACTACCGCAATCCCGAACAGACGGCCGAGGCGCTGCTGCCCGGCGGCTGGCTCAATACCGGCGACCTCGGCTATCTCGACGCCGACGGCGCGCTGTTTATTTCCGGCCGTTCCAAGGACCTGATCATCCGTTCCGGCTTCAACGTGTATCCGATCGAAGTGGAGTCGGTGATCAACGCCTTTGCCGGCGTGCGCCAGTCCGCCGTGGTGGGGCGCACCACGGCTGATGGCAACGAAGAGGTAGTGGCCTTCATCGAGCTGCAGGAAGGCGCCGAGCTGGACCGCAAGGCGCTCGACACCTACCTGCGCGAAAGCCTGGCGCCGTACAAGCGTCCGGCCGAAG from Cupriavidus taiwanensis includes the following:
- a CDS encoding acyl-CoA dehydrogenase family protein — translated: MDFTYSEEQQMLADSLRRFIDTEYTFEARRKSARQGESLDRDVWNKLAEMGVLGLTVPADFGGFGEGPASQLVVQRELGRGLVLEPVTPSGVMAAAILSAHGSDAQKQEWLPAIASGERIVTLAYLEPTTRYRPESARASAERSGDGYVISGTKSVVWHGAAADAYLLTARVSGSNEIALYLVPRDSKGLGVTAYPTIDGLRAADLSLQNVTVPASALVGQPADGLAALGVGLEHGIAALCAEGAGAMEKLIQITGEYLGTRQQFGKPLASFQALQHRMADMLVQKELALSMAYVAAQALDETDPAARRRMLSAAKVTVARAGRFVGQQAVQLHGGMGMTDELSVGDYFKRLTMLDQLLGDSDYHLQRFGEVMEA
- a CDS encoding acyl-CoA dehydrogenase family protein — its product is MDLRFTAEEQAFREEVRAFVQAKLPEDIRNKVLNHQRVEKDDYVRWHRILQAQGWGAPTWPKQWGGTGWTALQRLIFEIETFRAGAPRLLPFGLTMIGPVLMKYASPAMQQRFLPRIPGVEDFWCQGYSEPGSGSDLASLKTRAVRKGDKYIVNGQKTWTTMAHFADWIFCLVRTDPEAKAQEGISMLLIDMKSPGVTVRPITTLDGGHDVNETWFEDVEVPVENLVGEENRAWTYAKYLLGHERTGIAGIGHCHRELRQLKHYASQTTDGAGRPLIEDVRMRDKIAHVEMDIMALEMLLLRVATQAAGTPGPEASIVKIRGSEVQQDLAMLMMEVAGPNAWPYSPDWLEPGATQPVSGPEWAAPAASTYYDMRKTSIYGGATEVQKNIISKMILGF
- a CDS encoding class I adenylate-forming enzyme family protein, coding for MSSFRPAFIHEIPAHWAAQTPQAPCLYENGAVISYGELWRRIEAARDWLAQQGVGEGDRVMVVGENCNEMVVTLFACSLLHAWPINVNARLSAREIDNIRDHAQPALVLFTGHVSDVAAAHGERLGAQATGCAVYDDGMRVARAASAPKREPAELARRVATLIYTSGTTGAPKGVMVPHAGLTQFARISATSRDLGPADVAYGALPMSHIFGIATVLMATLYGGASLFLRPRFDANEVFEALAAPGVTILQGVPTMFTRIMAVAPALGAKPGAYPRLRYLYTGGAPLDPTLKRDVETLFGQPLHHGYGITEYAGSLFITRMDAPRGDCSAGYIVEGVEIVITDAEGKPLPAGERGQIRVRGPGVMVGYYRNPEQTAEALLPGGWLNTGDLGYLDADGALFISGRSKDLIIRSGFNVYPIEVESVINAFAGVRQSAVVGRTTADGNEEVVAFIELQEGAELDRKALDTYLRESLAPYKRPAEVRTVDVIPTTASGKLLKQPLRAMLD